The following coding sequences are from one Pelagovum sp. HNIBRBA483 window:
- a CDS encoding acyl-CoA synthetase: MTNALETLGQDRLAELNLMKNSEGYFDITWPADYNLYGATVGRYLDPEHRDRPAMIFEDSEGNVIRMTFAEVDAAATGLAAKLRDLGYGKGDPVALHTGQHPDTAIGHMAICKIGGIAVTLSQLYGPDTLAHALNDCEAAVILTCRTAWEPLRSETFPHLTHVLMRDPGADDFDLEAAMNTVPDDFEPAFGGANDPALLMYTSGSTGKPKGIIHAHRILAAYTPSINLFFDLSIEDEDAVFWSPSDWAWVGGLLDMLFPAWMAGRPVVTSLERFNAEYAYDFMSRHRVTHTFLAPTAIKRLAQIANPREQYDLSLRVICTGGEALASETLNWAETKLGVVCNEFYGMTEVNHLIGNCAALYPRKPGSMGRAYPGHKVLLVDADGQEVADGEPGEVVTPLSSPTQFLGYYNNSEKTDEMKLGDYWRTHDLAIRDEDGYFWYKGRSDDLIKSSGYRIGPAEIEECLLSHGSVAEVAVIAKPDLDRGSIVKAIVKTRAGVTGDDALAQSLKDHVKTRLAGYKAPREVEFVDAFELTSSGKISRRALREREQARMMSHV; this comes from the coding sequence ATGACCAATGCGCTCGAAACCCTCGGCCAAGACCGCTTGGCCGAACTCAATCTGATGAAAAACTCAGAGGGGTATTTCGATATTACATGGCCAGCGGACTACAACCTCTACGGCGCCACCGTTGGGCGATATCTTGATCCGGAGCATCGTGACCGCCCCGCGATGATCTTTGAAGACAGCGAAGGCAACGTCATTCGAATGACATTCGCGGAAGTGGATGCCGCCGCCACTGGGCTTGCTGCGAAACTTCGGGATCTGGGGTATGGCAAAGGTGATCCGGTCGCGCTTCATACTGGGCAGCATCCCGATACGGCGATTGGCCATATGGCAATCTGCAAAATCGGCGGTATCGCAGTGACTCTATCGCAGCTTTATGGCCCCGATACATTGGCACATGCGCTTAACGATTGTGAGGCAGCCGTTATCCTGACGTGTCGCACTGCATGGGAGCCCCTGAGGTCAGAAACCTTTCCGCATCTGACTCACGTCCTTATGCGTGATCCCGGCGCGGACGATTTTGACCTTGAAGCGGCAATGAACACGGTTCCAGATGACTTTGAGCCAGCGTTTGGCGGGGCCAATGACCCAGCCCTGTTGATGTATACCTCGGGTTCCACCGGCAAGCCAAAGGGCATCATTCATGCGCATCGTATTCTTGCTGCCTATACGCCCTCGATAAATTTGTTCTTTGACCTTTCGATTGAGGATGAGGACGCTGTATTCTGGTCACCGTCTGATTGGGCTTGGGTCGGTGGCCTGCTTGATATGCTGTTTCCTGCGTGGATGGCAGGGCGACCTGTTGTGACCTCGCTCGAGCGGTTCAACGCTGAATATGCCTACGATTTCATGAGCCGGCACCGTGTTACGCATACATTTCTCGCCCCCACGGCAATCAAACGGTTGGCTCAAATAGCCAACCCTCGCGAGCAGTATGATCTGTCACTGCGGGTCATCTGCACCGGCGGCGAGGCACTGGCCTCCGAAACGCTCAACTGGGCCGAAACCAAACTGGGTGTCGTGTGCAACGAGTTCTACGGCATGACCGAGGTCAATCACCTGATTGGAAACTGCGCCGCGCTCTACCCGCGCAAGCCGGGGTCGATGGGGCGCGCTTATCCCGGCCACAAGGTTCTTCTGGTTGACGCGGACGGTCAGGAAGTTGCCGATGGTGAACCTGGTGAAGTGGTGACGCCACTAAGCTCGCCAACCCAATTCCTTGGCTATTACAACAATTCGGAAAAGACCGACGAGATGAAGCTGGGCGACTACTGGCGCACGCATGATCTCGCGATACGGGATGAAGACGGGTATTTTTGGTACAAGGGGCGGTCAGACGATCTCATCAAGTCGTCTGGATACCGCATCGGCCCGGCTGAGATTGAGGAATGTCTTCTTTCGCACGGGAGCGTCGCAGAGGTAGCGGTGATCGCAAAGCCTGATCTCGACCGAGGGTCCATCGTCAAAGCAATCGTCAAAACGCGGGCAGGTGTGACAGGCGATGACGCTCTGGCCCAGTCGCTGAAGGACCATGTAAAGACCCGATTGGCTGGCTATAAGGCTCCGCGAGAGGTCGAGTTCGTCGATGCTTTCGAGTTGACATCTTCTGGCAAGATCAGCCGGCGCGCCCTGCGCGAAAGGGAACAGGCACGGATGATGTCTCATGTCTAA
- a CDS encoding Zn-ribbon domain-containing OB-fold protein, which translates to MKHRLTLDYELAEGWLSPWIDGLRKGQAVASHCSACHSSRFPPLRTCPNCRAQSDSWISLSGRAEVLFRTSGADGDFVLAQFEGAEGSTVLRADHLPFGAELGRLRASIDGPPSLQLESDDTR; encoded by the coding sequence ATGAAACACCGACTTACGCTTGACTATGAACTGGCTGAAGGCTGGTTGAGCCCTTGGATCGATGGCCTTCGCAAGGGTCAGGCCGTGGCATCACATTGCTCGGCGTGCCACTCATCTCGTTTCCCGCCTCTTCGAACATGTCCCAACTGTCGCGCGCAATCGGATAGCTGGATCTCCCTTTCGGGACGTGCAGAAGTCCTCTTTCGCACGTCCGGGGCCGATGGTGATTTTGTGCTCGCCCAGTTCGAAGGGGCTGAAGGCTCCACGGTGCTACGCGCCGACCACCTGCCATTCGGCGCGGAACTTGGCAGATTGCGCGCCAGTATCGACGGCCCCCCCTCTCTACAGCTGGAATCGGATGACACCAGATGA
- a CDS encoding thiolase family protein, translating into MSQYKSQEEQTLVLVIGAALTPFNRRRDGSSFRDWSLQAFTNALQMSGLGPGDIDALIVSSESDFFTLQLNPASVLAQDLGLVGAATLRVEGGGGSGQFAVHAGVERILSGRSKRVAVVGVDPSASALGGYSIRELYGYSFDFWTDGLSGATSTALYALSWQAFAAVTGGSEEDLALITAKNRRNAQHNPGAHLPRDHSFAEINASPLIASPYRRLHCSPLSDGAAALILCSEDAAPEARKDVAPLIMGLGAGSDLPGLGHRSAPGFFRAKSNAAARGLAMAGISASDIALAEVYDAYAGAELQAIAALGLVDDPLAALRDGVFDADGACPINLSGGLMGQGAPVGATGVGQAATCALLLEGRYHPDLQPKSPLGYALAESHGGLATTCAVTVLGAGANA; encoded by the coding sequence ATGAGTCAATATAAAAGTCAGGAGGAACAGACCTTGGTTCTCGTGATCGGAGCAGCATTGACGCCATTCAACCGGCGACGCGATGGATCGAGCTTTCGCGATTGGTCGCTTCAGGCGTTCACCAACGCGCTGCAGATGTCGGGTCTTGGTCCCGGTGACATCGACGCCCTGATCGTATCTTCTGAGAGCGACTTTTTCACCTTGCAGCTCAACCCTGCATCCGTGCTCGCGCAAGATCTTGGCCTGGTAGGTGCCGCGACACTTCGTGTTGAGGGCGGTGGCGGGTCTGGACAATTCGCGGTCCATGCTGGGGTTGAGCGGATCCTGTCGGGGCGGTCCAAGCGGGTGGCGGTCGTGGGGGTCGATCCTTCGGCGAGTGCGCTCGGCGGCTACAGTATCCGAGAATTATATGGCTACTCTTTTGATTTTTGGACCGATGGCTTGTCGGGCGCCACATCGACCGCGTTATATGCACTGTCATGGCAGGCTTTCGCGGCGGTGACCGGAGGGTCCGAAGAGGATCTTGCCCTCATTACCGCCAAAAACCGCAGGAATGCGCAGCACAATCCTGGCGCACATCTTCCAAGAGATCATAGTTTCGCTGAAATCAACGCCTCACCGCTGATTGCTTCACCGTATCGGCGCCTGCATTGTTCGCCGCTAAGTGATGGCGCTGCCGCCCTCATCCTTTGCTCCGAGGATGCAGCGCCTGAGGCCCGTAAGGACGTCGCGCCGCTGATCATGGGGCTTGGCGCTGGATCGGACCTACCGGGGCTGGGGCACCGGTCCGCTCCGGGTTTCTTTAGGGCCAAGTCCAACGCCGCTGCGCGCGGGCTGGCAATGGCAGGCATCAGCGCTTCCGACATTGCTCTGGCCGAAGTCTACGACGCCTATGCAGGTGCCGAATTGCAGGCGATTGCCGCGCTTGGCCTTGTCGATGATCCCCTCGCGGCCCTGCGTGACGGGGTATTTGACGCAGACGGGGCGTGTCCCATCAACCTGTCCGGCGGTCTTATGGGGCAGGGCGCGCCGGTGGGCGCAACCGGAGTGGGCCAAGCGGCAACCTGTGCTCTACTCCTAGAGGGGCGCTACCATCCGGATTTACAGCCAAAGTCCCCCCTTGGTTATGCTCTGGCCGAGTCCCACGGTGGCCTTGCCACAACCTGTGCTGTCACGGTTCTGGGCGCGGGGGCGAATGCATGA
- a CDS encoding GntR family transcriptional regulator, with translation MENAKYKQVQDEILSRLQSGQYVIGMRLPTESEMSKSFGVSRVTVRKALELLVRDGYLTSRQGSGYNVAAVSPPTTTCLASYTDQILREGRVPGAKLLRLEAHAEQVPASVKSFFDEPLSMVERLRTVDGQPTMLTQTWIPRRRAPRILESDFPESGQNQSILRILRQVFELAWTSACESMDSIIPDPEMARLLKLEPGTPILSQACTAFDSDGRPVFFDQVYRKGPITFDLAGPAPRQTS, from the coding sequence ATGGAAAATGCAAAGTACAAACAGGTTCAGGATGAAATTCTAAGCCGGTTGCAGTCCGGTCAGTATGTCATTGGAATGCGCCTTCCCACCGAAAGCGAAATGTCCAAGTCCTTCGGGGTCAGCCGTGTCACCGTGAGAAAAGCGCTAGAGCTGTTGGTGCGCGATGGGTATCTGACCTCTCGTCAAGGCAGCGGCTACAATGTTGCGGCAGTATCTCCGCCCACGACGACCTGCCTTGCGTCTTACACGGATCAGATCCTTCGCGAGGGTCGCGTGCCGGGCGCGAAACTCCTGCGTTTGGAGGCGCATGCGGAACAAGTGCCCGCGTCGGTAAAGAGCTTCTTTGATGAGCCATTGTCGATGGTCGAGCGATTGCGAACCGTGGATGGGCAGCCGACGATGCTCACCCAGACCTGGATCCCACGGCGCCGCGCACCGAGAATTCTCGAGAGCGACTTTCCGGAGTCGGGTCAAAACCAATCGATTTTGCGCATCTTGCGACAGGTCTTTGAGTTGGCGTGGACCAGCGCCTGCGAGTCTATGGACAGCATAATCCCAGACCCTGAGATGGCGCGGCTGTTAAAGCTCGAACCTGGCACACCGATCCTGTCCCAAGCATGTACCGCCTTCGATTCAGATGGGCGTCCGGTTTTCTTCGATCAGGTCTATCGCAAAGGACCAATAACATTTGATCTGGCTGGGCCTGCCCCTCGCCAGACTTCCTGA
- a CDS encoding L-fucose/L-arabinose isomerase family protein, with the protein MSLTIGLINASLPSYFPQKHGVFHACGDWLEALATAQGASVVTAGAIPMNAAEARAAAQEMSEKGADFILLLHGGFTMGDVIRELARIDLPLGVWATPEPTLVDDIQLNNFVSLNMSMSIARGVRDLKAYPVQWYLGAPGDDALAERLGQTIQALTARKALNGARIGVIGGLAMTFYNMEVSSDSLFRQLGVWSEHIDIHHMTDLMEAQSDADVATELARMTQAASVKGVSDDQMNLTARAALSLRRIAAEGGYDALAVSDWPALQKSPGMHPGAAFSWLEEADRLPIASEGDILGAVTQLVAKSLTGKVGCLHDMTSPDLENDQILMWHGGGGPLYMARDNASWINHPMIGRGTDAGPIYGAIADFEFAYGACTVLRVARNGTAYFAIEGEVAEGPASGFTGCRGWVGRFSDEVGPRSARDVVTTVLEHGLEHHFILLPGRHRAVFDEFCGWCGLSALPVLPAHNSLPRGSAI; encoded by the coding sequence ATGTCACTAACGATCGGCCTCATAAATGCATCGCTTCCGAGCTACTTCCCGCAGAAGCACGGAGTATTTCACGCATGTGGCGATTGGCTTGAGGCACTTGCAACGGCGCAAGGCGCCTCCGTAGTCACGGCCGGCGCCATCCCGATGAACGCAGCAGAAGCACGCGCCGCGGCGCAGGAAATGAGCGAAAAGGGTGCGGATTTCATCTTACTTCTGCACGGCGGCTTCACGATGGGCGACGTGATCCGAGAATTGGCCCGGATTGATCTGCCGCTTGGGGTATGGGCAACGCCCGAACCAACATTGGTGGATGACATTCAGCTGAATAACTTCGTCTCACTCAATATGTCCATGTCCATTGCGCGGGGTGTACGCGACCTGAAGGCCTACCCTGTACAATGGTATTTGGGCGCTCCCGGTGACGATGCACTTGCCGAGCGTTTGGGACAGACCATCCAAGCCCTGACAGCGCGAAAGGCGCTGAACGGGGCGCGCATCGGCGTCATCGGTGGTCTGGCGATGACGTTCTACAACATGGAAGTATCGTCAGACAGTTTGTTCCGGCAGCTGGGTGTCTGGTCAGAACACATTGATATCCACCACATGACCGACCTGATGGAAGCGCAGTCCGATGCGGATGTTGCCACCGAACTTGCGCGCATGACCCAGGCAGCGTCGGTTAAGGGGGTTTCGGACGACCAAATGAACCTTACGGCCAGGGCTGCGCTTTCGCTGCGGCGAATTGCGGCCGAAGGTGGTTACGATGCTCTGGCCGTCTCGGACTGGCCAGCACTGCAGAAGAGCCCAGGAATGCACCCTGGCGCGGCTTTCAGTTGGCTGGAAGAGGCTGACCGTCTGCCCATTGCCTCCGAAGGCGACATCCTCGGCGCCGTTACGCAGCTTGTTGCAAAATCCCTGACCGGAAAGGTCGGCTGTCTGCACGACATGACATCCCCGGACCTTGAGAATGACCAGATTTTGATGTGGCATGGCGGCGGTGGGCCGCTGTACATGGCGCGTGATAACGCGAGTTGGATCAATCACCCGATGATCGGGCGCGGGACGGATGCCGGCCCGATCTATGGCGCCATTGCCGACTTCGAATTTGCCTATGGGGCTTGCACGGTCCTGAGAGTGGCCCGCAACGGTACTGCATACTTTGCAATTGAAGGCGAAGTCGCCGAAGGACCGGCCTCTGGCTTTACCGGGTGTCGGGGATGGGTTGGGCGCTTTTCTGATGAGGTTGGCCCACGCAGCGCGCGCGACGTGGTCACGACTGTGCTGGAGCACGGGCTTGAGCATCACTTCATCCTTTTGCCGGGGCGCCATCGCGCTGTTTTTGACGAATTTTGCGGGTGGTGCGGGCTTTCGGCTTTGCCAGTCCTTCCAGCTCACAACTCTCTGCCACGAGGGAGCGCAATATGA
- a CDS encoding ABC transporter ATP-binding protein, with protein sequence MTTVLLKGVRKDFGSFTAISNIDLDIASGELVALLGPSGCGKTTTLRMIAGLEIPSAGQICFDGKDVSEVPVQDRNVGMVFQRYALFPHMTVEKNVLFGLKVRGVGKTEAAERLEEILDVVQLQQFRHRFPAQLSGGQMQRVAIARTLITNPSVLMMDEPLANLDTKLRGEMRRFIRDLQQRLGITTIFVTHDQIEAMELADRVAVIFDGKLAQFDTPDTLYKHPNSIEIADFMGATNVFPAQISGNSAVLEFGTLTLNGNPPEGSQSVMLRSEAIDLHLEQPEGAQNVVEGTIATRDFFGANITYGVTCGGNTVNVTEQSRRIVDVGRPVWLSISPERIWAIKGTA encoded by the coding sequence ATGACCACAGTTCTGCTGAAGGGCGTTCGCAAGGACTTTGGATCTTTTACCGCCATCTCTAACATCGACCTCGACATTGCGTCGGGCGAGCTTGTGGCCTTGCTTGGCCCGTCGGGATGCGGCAAGACCACAACACTTCGCATGATTGCCGGATTAGAGATCCCTTCGGCAGGTCAGATTTGCTTCGATGGGAAGGACGTATCCGAAGTCCCTGTGCAAGATCGCAACGTCGGCATGGTATTCCAGCGGTATGCCCTATTTCCGCATATGACAGTCGAGAAGAACGTCCTTTTTGGCCTAAAGGTACGCGGGGTGGGCAAGACCGAAGCGGCTGAGCGGCTCGAAGAGATCCTCGATGTCGTGCAACTTCAGCAGTTTCGTCACAGGTTCCCAGCTCAGCTATCGGGCGGACAGATGCAGCGTGTGGCGATCGCTCGTACCTTGATTACAAACCCGTCCGTTCTGATGATGGACGAACCACTGGCGAACCTTGACACGAAGCTACGCGGCGAGATGCGGCGGTTCATCCGAGATCTGCAACAGCGCCTTGGCATTACAACGATATTCGTCACCCATGACCAGATCGAGGCGATGGAACTGGCTGACCGCGTTGCGGTAATCTTTGACGGCAAACTGGCGCAATTCGATACGCCGGACACACTCTACAAGCACCCCAACAGCATTGAGATCGCGGACTTCATGGGAGCTACCAATGTGTTTCCCGCGCAGATCAGCGGAAACTCTGCTGTGCTGGAATTCGGTACGCTTACGCTCAACGGAAATCCTCCAGAGGGAAGCCAATCCGTCATGCTGCGAAGCGAGGCAATTGACCTGCATTTGGAGCAACCGGAAGGAGCCCAGAACGTCGTTGAGGGAACAATAGCTACCCGAGATTTCTTTGGCGCCAACATCACCTACGGCGTGACGTGTGGCGGCAATACGGTGAACGTCACAGAACAATCTCGGCGGATCGTCGACGTCGGTCGTCCGGTCTGGCTGTCAATTTCGCCCGAACGCATCTGGGCCATCAAAGGGACTGCCTGA
- a CDS encoding ABC transporter substrate-binding protein, with protein MKKLSYTVALIGGLMSSTAMAQDLEAFRDAVTSGNATWEDIEARAKEEGVVNLYYWGGSDQINIWMDRFATPGLAESGVTLNPVRITGTKDAVDLVLAELGAGKGLGEGSVDAIWVNGENFATLKRQNALFGAFADKLPNSANIEWNAEDPRALLNLRDFGIETNASEMPWSGEQYVCAVNTARVAEDDIPNTFAELKDYLTANPGKFSYVKPPHYIGNTFVQAAVYAHNPDGNGAVPFQSSVDELGAAELARLITPGLEYLKELDGLVLGGASGNARYPEDPSAQDGLFLNGEIDFSCGFGLYRVAVGLRDGTYPEGAEQFVFPEGNMIKNKNYLVIPANAPNPAAALVMTNYMASVAAQASKLEIAGMPPGIDPWLLADNAVAALTEASPGFVGITQAELDANTAPDTNATLVDVIEATWLEYIERDSSDPIDVIVERAVANLK; from the coding sequence ATGAAGAAGCTAAGCTATACGGTCGCGCTGATTGGGGGGCTGATGAGCAGCACCGCAATGGCGCAGGATCTTGAGGCGTTCCGCGACGCTGTCACGTCCGGTAATGCCACATGGGAGGACATCGAAGCCCGCGCCAAGGAAGAGGGTGTCGTCAACCTCTACTATTGGGGCGGAAGCGATCAGATCAACATCTGGATGGATCGTTTTGCGACGCCGGGCCTTGCAGAGTCGGGTGTCACACTGAACCCGGTGCGTATCACCGGCACCAAGGATGCCGTCGACCTCGTTCTGGCAGAGCTTGGCGCTGGCAAGGGCCTCGGGGAAGGCAGCGTAGACGCGATTTGGGTCAATGGTGAAAACTTTGCCACCCTAAAACGGCAGAACGCCCTGTTTGGCGCCTTCGCAGACAAGCTGCCAAACAGCGCGAATATCGAGTGGAACGCTGAAGATCCGCGTGCACTCTTGAACCTGCGTGACTTTGGCATCGAAACCAACGCATCCGAAATGCCCTGGTCTGGCGAACAGTATGTTTGCGCGGTGAATACCGCCCGGGTGGCCGAGGACGACATCCCGAACACGTTTGCCGAACTGAAGGACTACCTGACCGCCAATCCCGGCAAGTTTTCCTATGTCAAACCGCCCCATTATATCGGGAATACCTTTGTCCAGGCGGCTGTCTACGCTCACAACCCAGATGGAAACGGCGCGGTGCCGTTCCAAAGCTCGGTTGACGAGCTTGGCGCGGCCGAGCTGGCCCGATTGATCACCCCTGGCCTTGAGTATCTGAAGGAACTGGATGGCTTGGTTTTGGGCGGGGCGAGCGGAAACGCACGGTACCCTGAAGACCCCTCGGCGCAGGATGGTCTGTTCTTAAATGGTGAGATCGATTTCTCTTGTGGCTTCGGCCTTTATCGTGTGGCCGTCGGCTTGCGTGACGGCACCTATCCTGAAGGCGCTGAACAGTTCGTCTTTCCAGAAGGCAACATGATCAAGAACAAGAACTATCTCGTTATCCCGGCAAATGCCCCCAATCCTGCCGCGGCATTGGTCATGACGAACTACATGGCGTCGGTTGCGGCACAGGCCTCTAAGCTGGAGATCGCTGGCATGCCTCCGGGAATCGATCCGTGGCTTCTTGCGGATAATGCGGTTGCCGCACTGACCGAGGCGTCACCTGGGTTTGTTGGCATCACTCAGGCGGAACTGGACGCAAACACAGCGCCAGACACGAACGCGACGCTGGTTGATGTCATCGAAGCCACTTGGCTGGAGTACATCGAGCGCGACAGCTCCGATCCGATCGACGTGATCGTAGAACGCGCGGTGGCAAACCTGAAGTAG
- a CDS encoding ABC transporter permease: protein MSNTHELARLRREKRLMWLQLMPVMIVLVVLFGGALVLGVAQSLGFAPWFGVNTFPDFTYFGALWGDASFWTSLWLTLYYAIVSTVLSLIFGILLALALVRKFPSKTLYKYLYKLPLMIPYTVGIALAVIMLGNGGMLSRLMAFVGMIDDPSQFPQILKTHMGWGIIAVYVWKQTPFVALTIYAVLLGVGRETEEAAAILGANKRQIFFQVTLPQILPGVISSTLIIFAFNIGAFEAPFILGGGFPDTLPVVAWRYFNDADYTLQLQGMATVVSIALIAGGILYSYLAIYRRYERRIGRQ, encoded by the coding sequence ATGAGCAACACCCATGAATTGGCGCGTCTGCGTCGAGAAAAACGATTGATGTGGCTTCAGCTGATGCCGGTCATGATCGTGCTCGTCGTCCTGTTTGGGGGCGCTTTGGTTCTTGGCGTTGCGCAATCACTGGGTTTTGCGCCGTGGTTCGGCGTCAACACATTTCCTGATTTCACCTACTTTGGCGCCCTTTGGGGCGACGCTTCATTTTGGACATCGCTTTGGCTGACGCTCTATTACGCGATTGTCTCAACCGTTCTCTCACTCATATTCGGGATTCTTTTGGCGCTTGCACTGGTGCGCAAGTTCCCGTCCAAAACGCTGTATAAGTATCTCTACAAACTCCCACTCATGATCCCCTACACCGTTGGGATTGCGCTGGCTGTTATCATGCTGGGCAATGGTGGCATGCTGTCACGGCTGATGGCTTTTGTCGGGATGATCGACGACCCTTCGCAATTTCCGCAGATTTTGAAAACCCATATGGGCTGGGGAATTATTGCGGTCTACGTCTGGAAACAGACACCGTTCGTTGCACTGACGATCTATGCAGTTCTTCTCGGGGTTGGACGAGAAACTGAAGAGGCCGCAGCAATCCTTGGCGCAAATAAACGGCAGATCTTTTTTCAGGTTACGTTGCCGCAGATCCTACCCGGCGTGATCTCGTCGACCCTCATCATTTTTGCTTTTAACATCGGCGCATTTGAAGCACCGTTCATCCTCGGTGGCGGCTTCCCTGACACGTTGCCGGTCGTCGCATGGCGGTATTTCAACGATGCCGATTACACGCTTCAACTGCAGGGCATGGCGACGGTCGTTTCCATTGCGCTTATCGCCGGCGGCATTCTCTATTCGTACCTGGCGATCTATCGCCGCTACGAACGACGGATCGGGAGGCAATGA
- a CDS encoding ABC transporter permease produces MANKRASVIALSDRLSPFQKIYLWLVAGFILGPFIPLIIQSFAFRWAWPDLLPSTWWLTQREKSPLPLAWDYVFSPYSLVVEATLNTVFIGCVVTVICLMICLPAARVLAREKFRGKSSFEFFLSMPLIVPEAAIGIALLMIFIYIGLAGTYLGIIIVHLIPTIPYMIRMLTAVYQGLGRDFEEQAMILGANRWQILRMVTLPMLLPGVVAGALFTFLVSTNIFLLTFFMGQGKIITLPTLLFSKISGGTLDASAAGITLVVTVPGIILLLITERFIKEEAFGKGFGN; encoded by the coding sequence ATGGCCAATAAACGCGCGTCGGTCATCGCGCTCAGCGACCGCTTATCACCATTTCAGAAGATCTATCTTTGGCTTGTTGCCGGTTTCATCCTCGGGCCATTCATCCCGCTGATCATTCAGAGCTTCGCGTTCCGCTGGGCTTGGCCTGACCTATTGCCCAGCACCTGGTGGCTCACCCAACGTGAAAAATCACCGCTTCCACTTGCTTGGGACTACGTCTTTTCACCTTACAGTCTGGTCGTGGAAGCAACGCTCAACACGGTCTTCATCGGATGTGTTGTAACGGTGATCTGCTTGATGATTTGCCTCCCTGCCGCCCGCGTCCTTGCACGCGAGAAATTCCGTGGAAAATCATCTTTCGAATTCTTCCTATCAATGCCCTTGATCGTACCCGAGGCAGCCATCGGCATCGCCTTATTGATGATCTTTATCTATATCGGTCTGGCAGGCACCTACCTCGGCATCATCATCGTTCATCTTATCCCGACGATCCCTTACATGATCCGGATGCTGACAGCCGTATATCAGGGGCTTGGCCGCGATTTCGAGGAACAGGCGATGATCCTTGGCGCGAACCGCTGGCAAATCCTCCGCATGGTCACTTTGCCGATGCTGCTTCCTGGTGTTGTCGCGGGCGCACTCTTCACGTTTCTGGTGTCGACCAACATCTTCCTGCTGACGTTCTTCATGGGGCAAGGAAAGATCATCACGCTTCCCACCCTTTTGTTCTCGAAGATTTCTGGCGGGACATTGGATGCGTCGGCGGCAGGCATCACGCTGGTGGTGACCGTGCCTGGCATCATCCTGCTACTCATCACCGAACGTTTCATCAAGGAAGAAGCCTTTGGAAAAGGTTTCGGAAACTAG
- a CDS encoding nucleoside hydrolase codes for MTTLEEAVRLFKPLDPSLMKQRLARPGAMPRVIIDTDTANEIDDQYAVAWALLSQDRMRLEGVTAAPFSFTHHREGLYQAVAALQSGAESNHDSKFVGPFAGWAKRLLADGRTADDIEFVTADVGEQRSYEEILRVFDACGEDATGKVFRGSPRHLPSYDEPVESDAARFIIDQARKRDDGPVYILAMGALPTIGSALLMAPDIIDNIVVVWTSGFPSYAPFSNEPSLNLVQDRLSSRLLFECGVPHVYLPGYHVGAQLTISHPEMEKFVNGRGDIGDYLWDLYTNNPLHKKYAISDHETKTWVIWDIINVAWLLNDAYVPTYLTTSPHLNEDLYWQGDASRHMMLEAYDVARDAIFEDFYDTLKRAPRK; via the coding sequence ATGACCACATTGGAAGAGGCCGTCAGGCTGTTCAAACCGCTTGATCCCAGCTTGATGAAGCAACGCCTTGCGCGTCCCGGGGCGATGCCAAGGGTCATTATCGATACCGACACCGCGAATGAAATCGACGATCAATACGCGGTGGCATGGGCACTTTTGTCACAAGATCGCATGCGGCTCGAAGGTGTGACCGCAGCTCCATTTTCTTTCACGCATCATCGCGAGGGCCTTTACCAGGCCGTCGCCGCTCTACAGTCCGGCGCTGAGAGCAACCATGATAGCAAGTTCGTTGGCCCATTCGCAGGCTGGGCAAAGCGGCTTCTAGCGGATGGAAGAACCGCAGATGACATAGAATTTGTTACCGCTGACGTGGGTGAACAGCGTTCATACGAGGAAATCTTGCGCGTCTTTGATGCGTGCGGAGAAGACGCAACCGGCAAGGTCTTTCGCGGCTCCCCCCGCCACCTCCCGTCCTACGACGAACCCGTTGAATCTGATGCCGCGCGATTCATTATTGATCAGGCACGCAAACGTGACGACGGTCCGGTCTATATCCTCGCAATGGGTGCGTTGCCGACTATCGGCTCGGCCTTGCTGATGGCACCCGATATAATTGACAATATCGTCGTGGTTTGGACGTCAGGCTTTCCCAGCTATGCGCCGTTTTCGAACGAACCGTCATTGAATCTGGTGCAAGACCGCTTGTCGTCCCGTCTGCTTTTTGAATGCGGGGTGCCGCATGTCTATTTGCCGGGTTATCATGTGGGCGCCCAACTTACCATTTCACATCCCGAGATGGAAAAATTCGTCAATGGGCGCGGCGATATTGGAGACTACCTCTGGGATCTTTACACCAACAATCCCTTGCACAAGAAATACGCAATATCTGATCACGAGACGAAGACATGGGTGATTTGGGACATCATAAATGTGGCGTGGCTCCTCAACGACGCCTATGTGCCCACATATTTGACGACGTCACCGCATCTGAACGAGGACCTCTACTGGCAAGGTGATGCGTCGCGGCACATGATGCTGGAAGCCTACGATGTCGCGCGGGATGCCATTTTTGAGGACTTTTACGATACCCTGAAGCGCGCGCCACGGAAATAA